One part of the Streptomyces nigra genome encodes these proteins:
- a CDS encoding ABC transporter permease, with amino-acid sequence MNVRQWARDLGMGVRFAFVGGREGWVRALLTAVGVGLGVALLLLTTAIPSMQSVRHDRESARADVDYSELDKRPNDHSLIVADVDTDWRDKDIRGRAIEREGAKAPLPPGVDRFPAPGEMLVSPALERLLKSDDAKLLRERLPEKIVGTIGESGLVGSQELTFVRGGEGLAQAIDGARVARIDRFGDTSPAETQTDPVLLLMVIVVFVVLLMPVGVFIAAAVRFGGERRDRRLAALRLVGSDGRMVRRVAAGEALAGAVLGLVFGTVFFLIGRQVAGSVEVFGISVFPSYLNPSPALALLVGLAVPAAAVIVTLFAMRGVVIEPLGVVRTAKPARRRLWWRLLMPLAGLAMLWPMIGQGRTNGTFNAYLVIGGVLLLLIGVTTLLPWVVEAVVARLGSGGVAWQLAVRRLQLSSGTAARMVNGVAVAVAGAIALQMLFAGVESDYTKDSGKDVARAQMEVSLSRDTGIGPAAERFRGTEGVEKVFAYDRGYLGDRRREPEKGLEFSVGDCASLREVATLPSCKDGDAFYVSDAEWDTDTPKLAKQPGRTMYLDPSYEGGPRRAEIAWKIPKGLKPAHARQDLTGGERGGLLLTPKAVDPSTAPALRGQVYLQLDDSVANVHDLARNTAAAVDPLSNPMNWYSTETSTRYATIRTGLFVGAVCVLALIGASLLVSQLEQLRDRKKLLSSLVAFGTRRRTLSLSVLWQTAIPIALGLLLSAIVGVTLGTVLLKMTETPVTMDWGSILSMTGAGAAVIIVVTLLSLPPLMRLMRPDGLRTE; translated from the coding sequence ATGAACGTGCGTCAGTGGGCCAGGGACCTCGGCATGGGGGTCCGGTTCGCCTTCGTCGGCGGCCGTGAGGGCTGGGTCCGTGCCCTGCTGACGGCCGTCGGCGTCGGCCTCGGGGTGGCGCTGCTGCTGCTCACCACCGCGATCCCCAGCATGCAGTCGGTCCGGCACGACCGGGAGAGCGCCCGCGCCGACGTCGACTACAGCGAGCTCGACAAGAGGCCGAACGACCACAGTCTGATCGTCGCGGACGTCGACACGGACTGGCGGGACAAGGACATCCGGGGCCGCGCCATCGAGCGCGAGGGCGCGAAGGCGCCGCTGCCGCCGGGCGTCGACCGCTTCCCCGCGCCCGGCGAGATGCTCGTCTCCCCCGCCCTCGAACGGCTTCTGAAGTCGGACGACGCCAAGCTGCTGCGTGAGCGGCTGCCCGAGAAGATCGTCGGCACCATCGGGGAGAGCGGACTGGTCGGCTCGCAGGAACTCACCTTCGTCCGGGGCGGCGAGGGCCTCGCGCAGGCGATCGACGGCGCCCGGGTCGCCCGGATCGACCGGTTCGGGGACACGAGCCCCGCCGAGACCCAGACCGACCCCGTGCTGCTGCTGATGGTCATCGTCGTCTTCGTGGTGCTGCTCATGCCGGTCGGCGTGTTCATCGCCGCGGCCGTCCGCTTCGGCGGCGAGCGGCGCGACCGGCGGCTCGCGGCGCTGCGGCTGGTCGGCTCCGACGGGCGCATGGTCCGCCGGGTCGCGGCCGGTGAGGCGCTCGCGGGCGCCGTGCTCGGCCTGGTCTTCGGCACCGTCTTCTTCCTCATCGGACGCCAGGTCGCGGGCTCCGTCGAGGTGTTCGGCATCAGCGTCTTCCCGAGCTATCTGAACCCCTCCCCCGCGCTGGCCCTGCTCGTCGGCCTCGCGGTGCCGGCCGCGGCCGTGATCGTCACCCTGTTCGCGATGCGCGGCGTGGTGATCGAGCCGCTCGGCGTCGTCCGGACGGCGAAGCCCGCGCGACGCCGGCTGTGGTGGCGGCTGCTCATGCCGCTCGCCGGTCTGGCCATGCTGTGGCCGATGATCGGCCAGGGCCGCACGAACGGCACCTTCAACGCGTACCTGGTGATCGGCGGTGTGCTGCTGCTGCTCATCGGTGTCACCACCCTGCTGCCCTGGGTCGTCGAGGCGGTCGTCGCCCGGCTCGGCTCGGGCGGTGTGGCCTGGCAGCTCGCCGTCCGCAGGCTCCAGCTGAGCAGCGGTACGGCGGCCCGCATGGTCAACGGCGTCGCGGTGGCGGTGGCCGGCGCGATCGCCCTGCAGATGCTGTTCGCCGGTGTCGAGAGCGACTACACCAAGGACAGCGGCAAGGACGTCGCCCGGGCCCAGATGGAGGTGTCGCTGTCGCGAGACACCGGGATCGGCCCGGCGGCGGAGCGGTTCCGCGGCACCGAGGGCGTCGAGAAGGTCTTCGCCTACGACCGGGGCTATCTGGGCGACCGGCGCAGGGAACCGGAGAAGGGCCTCGAGTTCAGCGTCGGCGACTGCGCGTCGCTGCGCGAAGTGGCCACCCTGCCCTCCTGCAAGGACGGCGACGCGTTCTACGTGTCCGACGCCGAGTGGGACACGGACACCCCGAAGCTGGCGAAGCAGCCCGGCCGGACGATGTACCTCGACCCGTCGTACGAGGGCGGACCTCGGCGCGCGGAGATCGCCTGGAAGATCCCGAAGGGGCTGAAGCCGGCCCACGCGCGTCAGGACCTCACGGGCGGCGAGCGCGGCGGCCTCCTCCTCACGCCGAAGGCGGTGGACCCGTCGACCGCGCCCGCGCTGCGCGGCCAGGTGTACCTCCAGCTCGACGACTCCGTGGCGAACGTGCACGACCTGGCGCGCAACACCGCGGCGGCCGTCGACCCGCTGTCGAATCCGATGAACTGGTACAGCACGGAGACGTCCACGCGCTACGCCACCATCCGCACCGGCCTGTTCGTCGGCGCCGTCTGTGTCCTGGCACTGATCGGGGCCAGCCTGCTGGTGTCCCAACTGGAGCAGTTGCGGGACCGCAAGAAGCTGCTGTCCTCGCTGGTCGCCTTCGGCACCCGGCGGCGCACCCTGAGCCTGTCGGTGCTGTGGCAGACGGCCATCCCGATCGCCCTCGGGCTGCTGCTGTCGGCGATCGTCGGCGTGACGCTGGGCACGGTCCTGCTGAAGATGACGGAGACGCCGGTCACCATGGACTGGGGCAGCATCCTGTCGATGACGGGCGCCGGCGCGGCCGTGATCATCGTGGTGACGCTGCTCAGCCTGCCGCCGCTGATGCGGCTGATGCGCCCGGACGGCCTGCGCACGGAGTGA
- a CDS encoding ABC transporter ATP-binding protein, protein MTPPPGSLLAASELRKAYGPTVALDGADFSIHPGEVVAVMGPSGSGKSTLLHCLAGIVPPDSGSIVYNGRELATMNDSQRSALRRSEFGFVFQFGQLVPELTCVENVALPLRLNGTGRKEAERTALTWMERLEVDDLRKKRPGEVSGGQGQRVAVARALVTSPRVLFADEPTGALDSLNGERVMELLTDAARSTNAAVVLVTHEARVAAYSDREIVVRDGKSRDMERVV, encoded by the coding sequence GTGACTCCGCCCCCCGGCTCCCTGCTCGCGGCCTCCGAGCTGCGTAAGGCCTACGGCCCGACCGTCGCCCTCGACGGCGCCGACTTCTCCATCCACCCCGGCGAGGTCGTCGCCGTCATGGGCCCCTCCGGCTCCGGCAAGTCGACGCTGCTGCACTGCCTGGCCGGCATCGTCCCGCCCGACTCCGGGTCCATCGTCTACAACGGGCGCGAGCTGGCCACCATGAACGACTCCCAGCGCAGCGCCCTGCGCCGCTCGGAGTTCGGGTTCGTCTTCCAGTTCGGCCAGCTCGTCCCCGAGCTGACCTGCGTGGAGAACGTCGCCCTGCCGCTGCGGCTGAACGGCACCGGCCGCAAGGAGGCCGAGCGGACCGCGCTGACCTGGATGGAGCGCCTGGAGGTCGACGACCTGCGCAAGAAGCGGCCCGGCGAGGTCTCCGGCGGTCAGGGGCAGCGGGTCGCCGTCGCCCGCGCGCTGGTCACCAGCCCGCGTGTGCTCTTCGCGGACGAGCCGACCGGTGCGCTCGACTCCCTCAACGGCGAGCGCGTGATGGAGCTGCTGACGGACGCCGCCCGGTCCACGAACGCCGCCGTCGTGCTGGTCACCCACGAGGCGCGGGTCGCCGCCTACTCCGACCGCGAGATCGTCGTCCGCGACGGCAAGTCCCGGGACATGGAGCGCGTCGTATGA
- a CDS encoding PadR family transcriptional regulator — translation MSIGHTLLGLLESGPRHGYDLKRAFDEKFGHDRPLHYGQVYSTMSRLLKNGLVEVDGIEPGGGPERKRYAITDAGVTDVQQWLATPEKPEPYLQSTLYTKVVLALLTRRDAADILDTQRAEHLRMMRILTDRKRKGDLADQLICDHALFHLEADLRWLELTAARLDKLAEVVVK, via the coding sequence ATGTCCATCGGTCACACCCTTCTAGGGCTCCTTGAGTCGGGCCCCCGCCACGGTTACGACCTCAAGCGGGCCTTCGACGAGAAGTTCGGTCACGACCGGCCGCTGCATTACGGCCAGGTCTACTCGACGATGTCCCGGCTGCTGAAGAACGGCCTCGTCGAGGTCGACGGGATCGAGCCCGGCGGCGGGCCCGAGCGCAAGCGGTACGCGATCACCGACGCCGGCGTCACCGACGTCCAGCAGTGGCTCGCGACCCCGGAGAAGCCGGAGCCGTACCTCCAGTCGACCCTCTACACCAAGGTCGTCCTCGCACTGCTGACCCGGCGCGACGCCGCCGACATCCTCGACACCCAGCGCGCCGAGCACCTGCGGATGATGCGCATCCTCACCGACCGCAAGCGCAAGGGCGACCTGGCCGACCAGCTGATCTGCGACCACGCGCTCTTCCACCTGGAAGCCGACCTGCGCTGGCTGGAGCTGACCGCCGCCCGCCTCGACAAGCTGGCGGAGGTGGTGGTCAAGTGA
- a CDS encoding SPFH domain-containing protein, giving the protein MPNDRNDRNAAVTADVPEMPAPRVREFAAHSIGGGLALLLGLVGLLVGAGLIAGATAVEGAGGKAALIVAGVLVAVAALLAMSGLNMVAPGEARVVQLFGRYRGTIRQDGLRWVNPFTSRTKISTRVRNHETAVLKVNDAYGNPIELAAVVVWRVEDTAQATFEVDDFLEFVSTQTEAAVRHIAIEYPYDAHDEAGLSLRGNAEEITEKLAAELHARVEAAGVQIIESRFTHLAYAPEIASAMLQRQQAGAVVAARRQIVDGAVGMVEAALARINERDIVELDEERKAAMVSNLMVVLCGDRAPQPVLNTGTLYQ; this is encoded by the coding sequence ATGCCGAACGACAGGAACGACAGAAACGCCGCGGTGACGGCGGACGTGCCGGAGATGCCCGCGCCGCGGGTGCGCGAGTTCGCCGCCCACAGCATCGGCGGCGGGCTCGCCCTGCTGCTGGGGCTGGTCGGGCTGCTGGTGGGCGCGGGCCTGATCGCCGGGGCCACCGCGGTCGAGGGAGCCGGCGGCAAGGCGGCCCTGATCGTCGCGGGCGTCCTGGTCGCGGTCGCCGCGCTGCTCGCGATGTCGGGGCTGAACATGGTCGCGCCGGGCGAGGCCCGGGTGGTCCAGCTCTTCGGCCGCTACCGGGGCACGATCCGGCAGGACGGACTGCGCTGGGTGAACCCGTTCACCTCGCGGACGAAGATCTCGACGCGGGTGCGCAACCACGAGACGGCCGTCCTGAAGGTCAACGACGCCTACGGCAACCCGATCGAGCTGGCCGCGGTCGTGGTGTGGCGGGTCGAGGACACCGCCCAGGCCACGTTCGAGGTGGACGACTTCCTGGAGTTCGTCTCCACGCAGACCGAGGCGGCCGTGCGGCACATCGCCATCGAGTACCCGTACGACGCCCACGACGAGGCCGGTCTCTCGCTGCGTGGCAACGCCGAGGAGATCACCGAGAAGCTGGCCGCGGAGCTGCACGCGCGCGTGGAGGCGGCCGGTGTGCAGATCATCGAGTCGCGCTTCACGCATCTCGCGTACGCTCCCGAGATCGCCTCCGCGATGCTCCAGCGCCAGCAGGCCGGCGCGGTCGTCGCGGCCCGCCGGCAGATCGTCGACGGCGCGGTGGGCATGGTCGAGGCGGCACTCGCGCGGATCAACGAGCGGGACATCGTGGAACTGGACGAGGAGCGCAAGGCGGCGATGGTGTCGAACCTGATGGTGGTGCTGTGCGGTGACCGGGCTCCGCAGCCGGTCCTCAACACCGGGACGCTCTACCAGTGA
- a CDS encoding transglycosylase domain-containing protein: protein MGRAEERRARGRSGHRAAPRRSSGVPPRTGDDGPTVVGTPSESGGGRAAARRAAKGAGRDGKGRIRRLFTWKKILGTFLGTCLLAIGSFIALYLYVDVPGDNAAAQAAQRQSNVYKYSDGSVLARAGDVNREIVDLSKVPKKVQYTFVAAENKSFYNDHGIDLKGTARGLLNTAMGKGAQGGSTITQQYVKNYYLSQEQTVSRKLKEMVISLKVDRQMTKDDILAGYINTSYYGRGAYGIQAAAQAYYRVDAEKLTVEQGAYLAALLQAPSQYDWSSASDTGKKLVTNRWNYVLDNMVEEGWLKRSERQEMTKLPVPREPKPAAGREGQKGYLIELANRQLEDQLMEQQGLTRSQAEAAVVDQGWTITLNVDKKRQAALEKAVKAELTARLDPKKRKVDKNIQAGAVSVDPKTGKIVALYGGEDYFKHYTSNATRADYQPASTFKPVILAAALENAAQTQDGDPITADTVYDGTSKRPVVDGGAKVGFAPENEDDQDYGDITVQTAMNKSVNSVFAQMGVDVGMKDVMAVAGALGMDTEDAQAVPAQTLGTMGASPLQMAGVYATLDNHGVKVTPGILKEAEHNTRKVEIPDPVGERVISRRAADTVTSVLTGVVDDGTARQAVANNPKRSGQKVAGKTGTSDDNKSAWFTGYTPDLVTSVGLFGEDAKTHAQTKMYGAGGFDRVNGGGFPAKIWASYMFGVTRPDARFSLQTDQGAGVRPTWTPTPSQTPTTEEPTDEPTTEEPSDEPTTQEPTDEPTTQEPTDEPTTQKPTTDPTGRPTGGITLDPARPDDED from the coding sequence ATGGGACGAGCGGAAGAGAGACGAGCGCGCGGGCGCAGTGGCCACCGCGCCGCGCCCCGGCGCTCCTCCGGGGTGCCCCCGCGCACCGGGGACGACGGGCCGACGGTCGTCGGCACACCGTCCGAGTCCGGCGGAGGCCGCGCCGCCGCCCGCCGTGCCGCCAAGGGCGCCGGCCGCGACGGCAAGGGCCGGATACGCCGGCTGTTCACCTGGAAGAAGATCCTCGGGACCTTCCTGGGCACCTGCCTGCTCGCCATCGGCTCCTTCATCGCGCTCTACCTGTACGTCGACGTCCCCGGCGACAACGCCGCCGCCCAGGCCGCGCAGCGCCAGAGCAACGTCTACAAGTACAGCGACGGCAGCGTCCTCGCCCGCGCCGGCGACGTGAACCGCGAGATCGTCGACCTGTCCAAGGTCCCGAAGAAGGTCCAGTACACGTTCGTCGCCGCCGAGAACAAGAGCTTCTACAACGACCACGGCATCGACCTGAAGGGCACCGCCCGCGGTCTGCTCAACACCGCGATGGGCAAGGGCGCGCAGGGCGGCTCGACCATCACCCAGCAGTACGTCAAGAACTACTACCTGAGCCAGGAGCAGACGGTCAGCCGCAAGCTCAAGGAGATGGTCATCTCCCTGAAGGTCGACCGCCAGATGACCAAGGACGACATCCTCGCCGGCTACATCAACACCAGCTACTACGGCCGCGGCGCCTACGGCATCCAGGCCGCCGCCCAGGCGTACTACCGCGTCGACGCCGAGAAGCTGACCGTCGAGCAGGGCGCCTACCTCGCCGCCCTCCTCCAGGCGCCCAGCCAGTACGACTGGTCGAGCGCGTCCGACACCGGCAAGAAGCTCGTCACCAACCGCTGGAACTACGTCCTCGACAACATGGTCGAGGAAGGCTGGCTGAAGCGCTCCGAACGCCAGGAGATGACCAAGCTGCCGGTGCCCAGGGAGCCCAAGCCCGCCGCGGGCCGCGAGGGCCAGAAGGGCTATCTGATCGAGCTGGCCAACCGTCAGCTCGAGGACCAGCTGATGGAGCAGCAGGGCCTCACCCGCTCCCAGGCCGAGGCCGCCGTCGTCGACCAGGGCTGGACCATCACCCTCAACGTCGACAAGAAGCGGCAGGCCGCGCTGGAGAAGGCCGTCAAGGCCGAACTCACCGCCCGGCTCGACCCGAAGAAGCGCAAGGTCGACAAGAACATCCAGGCCGGCGCCGTCTCCGTCGACCCCAAGACCGGGAAGATCGTCGCCCTCTACGGCGGCGAGGACTACTTCAAGCACTACACGAGCAACGCCACCCGCGCCGACTACCAGCCCGCCTCCACCTTCAAGCCGGTGATCCTCGCGGCCGCTCTGGAGAACGCCGCACAGACCCAGGACGGCGACCCGATCACCGCCGACACGGTCTACGACGGCACCAGCAAGCGCCCGGTCGTCGACGGCGGCGCCAAGGTCGGCTTCGCCCCGGAGAACGAGGACGACCAGGACTACGGCGACATCACCGTGCAGACGGCGATGAACAAGTCCGTCAACTCCGTCTTCGCGCAGATGGGCGTCGACGTCGGCATGAAGGACGTCATGGCCGTCGCCGGCGCGCTCGGCATGGACACCGAGGACGCCCAGGCCGTACCCGCCCAGACCCTGGGCACCATGGGCGCCAGCCCGCTCCAGATGGCCGGCGTGTACGCCACCCTCGACAACCACGGCGTGAAGGTCACCCCCGGCATCCTCAAGGAGGCCGAGCACAACACCCGCAAGGTCGAGATCCCCGACCCCGTCGGCGAGCGCGTCATCTCCCGCCGCGCCGCGGACACCGTCACCTCCGTCCTCACCGGCGTGGTCGACGACGGCACCGCCCGCCAGGCCGTGGCGAACAACCCCAAGCGCAGCGGGCAGAAGGTCGCCGGCAAGACCGGCACCTCCGACGACAACAAGTCCGCCTGGTTCACCGGCTACACGCCCGACCTGGTCACCTCCGTCGGCCTGTTCGGCGAGGACGCCAAGACCCACGCCCAGACCAAGATGTACGGCGCCGGCGGCTTCGACCGCGTCAACGGCGGCGGCTTCCCGGCGAAGATCTGGGCCTCGTACATGTTCGGCGTGACCAGGCCCGACGCGCGGTTCAGCCTCCAGACCGACCAGGGCGCCGGGGTCCGGCCCACCTGGACGCCGACGCCGTCGCAGACGCCGACCACCGAGGAACCGACCGACGAGCCCACCACCGAGGAACCGTCGGACGAGCCCACGACCCAGGAACCGACCGACGAACCCACCACGCAGGAACCGACGGACGAGCCGACCACCCAGAAGCCCACGACCGACCCCACGGGCCGGCCCACGGGCGGCATCACCCTGGACCCGGCCCGCCCCGACGACGAGGACTAG
- a CDS encoding ATP-binding SpoIIE family protein phosphatase yields MDSRGVTEQPTSYERPEAGVDPAEPRGALARSSAPRATSTRPSGGGAALPAQARTGETPSTPGTTAPSGPSKEPPVIVGNGPEHAQPSVAEPDAHRPRPAPEAIPPQPGAEQPPASAERRTGQGVQPGRPTPMRRDGDRLRFVGAATRRIARGIDLDEIVMGLCRATVPTFSDAILVYLRDPLPVGDERPTGPVVLRLRRTDRIPEERDTEGFLPPAPPADPAELSGLSAVTAELCEVRPGGALAEVLRGVRPVFADAPAARAALPELLGEEGESIIPDGQRAILAPLRGRRRVIGAAVFLRRPERLAFEPDDLLVAAQLATHSALGIDKAVLYGREAYIADELQRTMLPETLPRPTGVRLASRYLPAAETARVGGDWYDAIPLPGSRVALVVGDVMGHSMTSAAIMGQLRTTAQTLAGLDLPPQEVLHHLDEQAQRLGTDRMATCLYAVYDPVAHRITIANAGHPPPVLLHLGGHAEVLRVPAGAPIGVGGVDFEAVELDAPAGATLLLYTDGLVESRLRDVWTGIEQLREKLAATAQLTGPDHPPPLEALCDDVLDMLGPGDRDDDIALLAARFDGIAPSDVAYWHLDPEDAAPGRARRLARGALSGWGMEELTDSVELLVSEIVTNAVRYASRPVTLRLLRTDVLRCEVGDDVPQLPRLRQARATDEDGRGLYLVNRLARRWGATRLSTGKVVWFELNRGSAAG; encoded by the coding sequence ATGGATTCGAGAGGCGTGACGGAGCAGCCGACCTCCTACGAGCGCCCCGAGGCGGGCGTCGACCCCGCGGAGCCCCGCGGGGCGCTCGCGCGTTCCTCGGCGCCCCGCGCCACGTCCACGCGCCCCTCCGGAGGCGGTGCCGCGTTACCCGCGCAGGCCCGCACCGGAGAGACCCCTTCCACGCCGGGCACCACCGCACCGTCCGGCCCGAGCAAGGAGCCCCCAGTCATCGTCGGCAACGGTCCCGAGCACGCGCAGCCCTCCGTCGCCGAGCCCGACGCGCACCGGCCACGGCCGGCGCCGGAGGCGATTCCTCCGCAGCCGGGTGCCGAGCAGCCCCCGGCGTCCGCGGAGCGGCGGACCGGTCAGGGGGTGCAGCCGGGCCGTCCCACGCCGATGCGGCGGGACGGGGACCGGCTGCGTTTCGTGGGCGCGGCGACCCGGCGGATCGCGCGCGGCATAGACCTGGACGAGATCGTGATGGGGCTGTGCCGGGCGACCGTGCCGACGTTCTCCGACGCGATCCTGGTCTATCTGCGGGACCCGCTGCCGGTCGGGGACGAGCGGCCGACGGGGCCGGTGGTGCTGCGGCTGCGGCGTACGGACCGGATTCCTGAGGAGCGGGACACCGAGGGTTTCCTGCCGCCGGCACCGCCCGCGGACCCGGCGGAGCTGTCCGGGCTTTCGGCGGTGACGGCCGAGTTGTGCGAGGTACGTCCCGGGGGCGCGCTGGCGGAGGTGCTGCGCGGGGTGCGTCCGGTGTTCGCGGACGCACCCGCCGCGCGGGCCGCGCTGCCCGAACTCCTCGGCGAGGAGGGCGAGTCGATCATTCCGGACGGTCAGCGGGCGATCCTGGCCCCGCTGCGGGGGCGGCGCCGGGTGATCGGCGCCGCGGTGTTCCTGCGCCGCCCGGAGCGGCTCGCGTTCGAGCCGGACGATCTGCTGGTCGCGGCGCAGCTGGCCACGCACAGCGCGCTGGGCATCGACAAGGCGGTGCTGTACGGCCGTGAGGCGTACATCGCGGACGAGCTGCAGCGCACGATGCTGCCGGAGACGCTGCCGCGTCCGACGGGGGTGCGGCTCGCCTCGCGCTATCTGCCGGCCGCGGAGACCGCCCGGGTGGGCGGCGACTGGTACGACGCGATCCCGCTGCCGGGCAGCCGGGTGGCGCTGGTGGTGGGCGATGTCATGGGGCACTCCATGACCTCCGCCGCGATCATGGGCCAGCTGCGGACGACGGCGCAGACCCTCGCGGGGCTGGATCTGCCGCCGCAGGAGGTGCTGCATCATCTGGACGAGCAGGCGCAGCGGCTGGGCACCGACCGCATGGCGACCTGCCTGTACGCCGTCTACGACCCGGTCGCGCACCGGATCACGATCGCCAACGCCGGGCATCCGCCGCCGGTGCTGCTGCATCTGGGCGGGCACGCCGAGGTGCTGCGGGTGCCGGCGGGCGCGCCGATCGGTGTCGGCGGTGTGGACTTCGAGGCGGTGGAGCTGGACGCGCCGGCCGGGGCGACCCTGCTGCTGTACACGGACGGTCTGGTGGAGTCCCGGCTGCGGGACGTGTGGACCGGGATAGAGCAGCTGCGGGAGAAGCTCGCGGCGACCGCGCAGCTGACCGGCCCGGACCATCCGCCGCCGCTGGAGGCGCTGTGCGACGACGTGCTGGACATGCTCGGTCCCGGTGACCGTGACGACGACATCGCGCTGCTCGCCGCCCGGTTCGACGGGATCGCGCCGAGCGATGTGGCGTACTGGCATCTGGACCCGGAGGACGCGGCGCCGGGGCGGGCCCGGCGGCTGGCCCGGGGCGCGCTGTCGGGCTGGGGGATGGAGGAGCTGACCGACTCGGTCGAGCTGCTGGTGAGCGAGATCGTGACGAACGCGGTCCGGTACGCCTCCCGTCCGGTGACGCTGCGGCTGCTGCGCACGGATGTGCTGCGCTGCGAGGTCGGCGACGACGTGCCGCAGCTGCCGCGGCTGCGGCAGGCGCGGGCCACGGACGAGGACGGGCGCGGGCTGTATCTGGTGAACCGGCTGGCGCGGCGCTGGGGTGCGACCCGGCTGAGCACCGGCAAGGTGGTCTGGTTCGAGCTGAACCGCGGCTCGGCCGCGGGCTGA
- the fomD gene encoding cytidylyl-2-hydroxypropylphosphonate hydrolase, whose product MADGGSVTTEVETGGSTGFWAPGSHILWRYRENAGPRFHIARPVTVVRDDEELLAVWLAPGTECVKPVLTDGTAIHLEPLRTRYTKPRTVARGRWFGTGVLKLARPGEPWSVWLFWEPGWRFKNWYVNLEEPLARWAGGVDSEDHFLDISVHPDRSWHWRDEDEFAQARRDGLVDEPLAARVRRAGESAVEVIRAWGPPFRDGWQNWRPDPSWAVPSLPEDWDRTPARLSS is encoded by the coding sequence ATGGCAGACGGCGGGTCGGTGACGACGGAAGTGGAAACGGGCGGGTCGACGGGCTTCTGGGCCCCCGGCTCGCACATCCTGTGGCGGTACCGGGAGAACGCGGGCCCGCGTTTCCACATCGCGCGCCCGGTCACCGTCGTCCGTGACGACGAGGAGCTGCTCGCGGTGTGGCTCGCGCCGGGCACGGAGTGCGTCAAGCCGGTGCTGACCGACGGGACGGCGATACATCTGGAGCCGCTGCGGACCCGGTACACCAAGCCGCGTACCGTCGCGCGGGGCCGCTGGTTCGGGACCGGGGTGCTGAAGCTGGCGCGGCCGGGTGAGCCGTGGTCGGTGTGGTTGTTCTGGGAGCCGGGCTGGCGGTTCAAGAACTGGTACGTGAACCTGGAGGAGCCGCTGGCCCGTTGGGCTGGCGGGGTGGATTCCGAGGACCACTTCCTCGACATCTCGGTGCATCCGGACCGCAGTTGGCACTGGCGGGACGAGGACGAGTTCGCGCAGGCCCGGCGGGACGGTCTGGTGGACGAGCCGCTGGCCGCGCGGGTGCGCCGGGCCGGGGAGTCGGCGGTGGAGGTGATCCGCGCATGGGGGCCGCCGTTCCGCGACGGCTGGCAGAACTGGCGCCCCGATCCGTCCTGGGCTGTACCTTCTTTGCCTGAGGACTGGGACCGTACGCCCGCGCGTCTGTCGTCATGA